A single region of the Eulemur rufifrons isolate Redbay chromosome 8, OSU_ERuf_1, whole genome shotgun sequence genome encodes:
- the POGZ gene encoding pogo transposable element with ZNF domain, with amino-acid sequence MCMADTDLFMECEEEELEPWQKISDVIEDSVVEDYNSVDKTTTVSVSQQPVSAPVPIAAHASVAGHLSTSTTVSSSGAQNSDSTKKTLVTLIANNNAGNPLVQQGGQPLILTQNPGPGLGTMVTQPVLRPVQVMQNANHVTSSPVASQPIFITTQGFPVRNVRPVQNAMNQVGIVLNVQQGQTVRPITLVPAPGTQFVKPTVGVPQVFSQMTPVRPGSTMPVRPTTNTFTTVIPATLTIRSTVPQSQSQQTKSTPSTSTTPTATQPTSLGQLAVQPPGQSNQTTNPKLVSIASFVTVKRPGVTGENSNEVAKLVNTLNTIPSLGQSPGPVVVSNNSSAHGSQRTSGPESSMKVTSSIPVFDLQDGGRKICPRCNAQFRVTEALRGHMCYCCPEMVEYQKKGKSLDSEPSVPSAAKPASPEKTVPVASPPSSTPIPALSPPTKVPEPNENVGDAVQTKLIMLVDDFYYGRDGGKVAQLTNFPKVATSFRCPHCTKRLKNNIRFMNHMKHHVELDQQNGEVDGHTICQHCYRQFSTPFQLQCHLENVHSPYESTTKCKICEWAFESEPLFLQHMKDTHKPGEMPYVCQVCQYRSSLYSEVDVHFRMIHEDTRHLLCPYCLKVFKNGNAFQQHYMRHQKRNVYHCNKCRLQFLFAKDKIEHKLQHHKTFRKPKQLEGLKPGTKVTIRASRGQPRTVPVSSNDTPASALQEATPLTSSTDPLPVFLYPPVQRNIQKRAVRKMSVMGRQTCLECSFEIPDFPNHFPTYVHCSLCRYSTCCSRAYANHMINNHVPRKSPKYLALFKNSVSGIKLACTSCSFVTSVGDAMAKHLVFNPSHRSSSILPRGLTWIAHSRHSQTRDRVHDRNLKNMYPPSSFPTNKAATVKSAGATPAEPEELPTPVVQALPSPASTATPPPTPTHPQPSALPPTTEGAECLNVDDQDEGSPVTQEPEQALGLGSSGGVGKKEQLSVKKLRVVLFALCCNTEQAAEHFRNPQRRIRRWLRRFQASQGENLEGKYLSFEAEEKLAEWVLTQREQQLPVNEETLFQKATKIGRSLEGGFKISYEWAVRFMLRHHLTPHARRAVAHTLPKDVAENAGLFIEFVQRQIHNQDLPLSMIVAIDEISLFLDTEVLSSDDRKENALQTVGTGEPWCDVVLAILADGTVLPTLVFYRGQMDQPANVPDSILLEAKESGYSDDEIMELWSTRVWQKHTACQHSKGMLVMDCHRTHLSEEVLAMLSASSTLPAVVPAGCSSKIQPLDVCIKRTVKNFLHKKWKEQAREMADTACDSDVLLQLVLVWLGEVLGVIGDCPELVQRSFLVASVLPGPDGNINSPTRNADIQEELIASLEEQLKLSGEQSEEPSASTPRPRSSPEETVEPESLHQLFEGESETESFYGFEEADLDLMEI; translated from the exons CTGGCAATCCTTTGGTCCAGCAAGGTGGACAGCCGCTTATCCTGACCCAGAATCCAGGCCCAGGTCTGGGCACAATGGTTACTCAACCGGTGTTGAGGCCTGTCCAGGTCATGCAGAATGCCAATCATGTGACTAGTTCCCCTGTGGCCTCACAACCAATATTTATCACTACGCAG GGATTTCCTGTAAGGAATGTACGGCCTGTACAAAATGCAATGAATCAAGTTGGAATTGTGCTGAATGTACAGCAAGGCCAAACGGTTAGACCAATTACATTAGTCCCAG CCCCAGGTACCCAGTTTGTTAAGCCGACAGTTGGAGTCCCACAAGTGTTTTCTCAGATGACCCCAGTGAGGCCAGGCTCCACAATGCCTGTGAGGCCCACCACGAACACCTTCACCACTGTCATCCCAGCCACTCTCACCATTCGAAGCACCGTCCCACAGTCCCAGTCCCAGCAGACCAAGTCCACTCCCAGCACTTccaccacccccactgccacACAGCCGACCTCACTGGGGCAACTAGCTGTTCAGCCACCAGGCCAGTCAAACCAGACCACGAATCCTAAGCTAG TGAGCATTGCCAGCTTTGTCACTGTGAAGCGACCTGGTGTTACAGGTGAAAATAGCAATGAAGTGGCGAAACTGGTGAATACCCTTAACACCATCCCTTCACTGGGCCAGAGTCCTGGGCCAGTGGTGGTATCCAACAACAGCTCTGCCCATGGCTCTCAAAGAACCAGCGGACCTGAGTCTTCAATGAAAG TGACCTCTTCCATCCCAGTGTTTGACCTCCAAGATGGTGGACGGAAAATATGTCCACGATGTAATGCTCAATTTCGTGTTACTGAAGCTCTGAGAGGTCACATGTGT TACTGTTGCCCAGAAATGGTTGAGTACCAGAAGAAAGGAAAGTCCCTGGATTCAGAACCCAGTGTCCCTTCAGCAGCAAAGCCTGCATCCCCTGAAAAAACAGTTCCTGTTGCTTCCCCACCCTCTTCTACACCTATTCCTGCTCTGTCACCACCAACCAAAGTACCAGAGCCAAATGAGAATGTGGGTGATGCTGTCCAGACCAAGCTCATTATGCTAGTAGATGACTTCTACTATGGACGGGATGGTGGCAAAGTAGCCCAGCTCACAAACTTCCCTAAGGTCGCTACATCTTTCCGATGCCCACATTGTACCAAAAGGCTAAAAAACAATATTCG ATTCATGAACCATATGAAACACCACGTAGAACTCGATCAGCAGAATGGTGAGGTGGATGGTCATACTATCTGCCAACACTGTTACCGCCAGTTTTCCACTCCCTTCCAGCTCCAGTGCCACTTGGAAAATGTTCATAGTCCCTATGAATCTACTA CCAAGTGCAAGATCTGTGAGTGGGCATTTGAAAGTGAGCCACTGTTTCTCCAGCATATGAAGGATACTCATAAACCTGGAGAGATGCCTTATGTTTGCCAG GTGTGTCAATATCGCTCCTCACTCTACTCTGAGGTAGATGTCCATTTTCGGATGATCCATGAGGATACCCGGCATCTGCTCTGTCCTTATTGCCTGAAGGTCTTCAAAAATGGCAATGCATTCCAACAGCATTACATGAGGCACCAG AAGAGAAATGTTTATCACTGCAACAAATGCCGGCTGCAGTTTCTCTTTGCCAAGGACAAAATTGAACACAAGCTTCAGCACCATAAAACCTTCCGTAAACCCAAGCAGCTGGAAGGCTTGAAACCAGGCACCAAG GTGACAATCCGGGCTTCCCGAGGGCAGCCACGAACTGTTCCTGTATCCTCCAATGATACACCTGCCAGCGCCTTGCAGGAGGCAACACCACTGACCTCCTCAACGGATCCTCTGCCTGTCTTCCTTTATCCCCCTGTCCAGCGCAACATCCAGAAGAGAGCTGTTAGGAAAAT gAGTGTCATGGGCCGGCAGACATGTCTGGAGTGCAGCTTTGAGATCCCAGATTTTCCTAATCATTTCCCTACTTATGTACATTGCTCTTTGTGTCGCTATAGCACCTGCTGCTCTCGAGCTTATGCCAACCACATGATCAA CAATCATGTTCCACGGAAGAGCCCCAAGTATTTGGCCTTGTTTAAAAATTCTGTGAG TGGAATCAAGCTGGCGTGCACTTCATGTTCCTTTGTTACCTCTGTGGGAGATGCCATGGCCAAGCATTTGGTATTCAATCCCTCTCACAGATCCAGCAGCATCCTGCCACGAG GACTCACTTGGATAGCTCACTCAAG GCATAGCCAGACTCGTGACCGAGTGCATGACCGGAACTTGAAGAATATGTACCCGCCTTCTTCCTTCCCCACTAACAAAGCTGCCACTGTGAAATCTGCGGGGGCCACCCCAGCTGAGCCTGAAGAGCTACCAACTCCCGTAGTCCAGGCACTCCCATCACCAGCCTCAACTGCAACCCCACCTCCAACGCCCACTCACCCACAACCTTCAGCCCTTCCACCCACTACAGAGGGTGCCGAATGTCTGAATGTTGATGACCAGGATGAAGGGAGCCCAGTTACCCAGGAACCTGAGCAAGCATTAGGTCTCGGTAGTAGTGGTGGGGTTGGCAAGAAGGAGCAGTTGTCCGTGAAGAAGCTTCGAGTAGTACTGTTTGCCCTGTGTTGCAATACAGAACAGGCAGCTGAACACTTCCGAAATCCCCAACGACGTATACGGCGTTGGCTTCGTCGCTTCCAGGCCTCCCAGGGGGAGAATCTAGAGGGCAAATATCTGAGCTTTGAGGCAGAAGAGAAACTGGCTGAGTGGGTGCTGACCCAACGAGAGCAGCAGCTACCTGTAAATGAGGAGACTTTGTTCCAGAAAGCCACCAAAATAGGACGTTCTTTGGAGGGGGGGTTTAAGATTTCCTATGAGTGGGCTGTGCGTTTCATGCTGCGGCACCACCTCACTCCCCATGCTCGGCGAGCTGTGGCCCACACCCTACCTAAGGATGTGGCAGAGAATGCAGGACTCTTCATTGAATTTGTGCAGCGGCAGATTCACAACCAGGACTTACCTCTGTCTATGATTGTGGCTATTGACGAGATCTCCTTGTTCCTGGATACAGAGGTGCTGAGCAGTGATGACCGGAAGGAGAATGCCCTGCAGACGGTGGGCACAGGGGAACCTTGGTGTGATGTAGTGCTGGCCATTCTGGCAGATGGCACTGTCCTTCCCACCCTGGTTTTCTACCGAGGACAAATGGATCAGCCTGCTAATGTGCCAGACTCCATATTGCTGGAGGCAAAGGAGAGCGGCTACAGCGATGATGAGATCATGGAGTTGTGGTCAACCCGGGTGTGGCAGAAGCACACAGCTTGCCAGCACAGCAAAGGCATGCTTGTGATGGACTGTCATCGCACTCACTTGTCAGAAGAGGTACTGGCTATGCTTAGTGCCTCTAGCACCTTGCCTGCAGTGGTCCCAGCAGGCTGTAGCTCCAAAATTCAGCCATTAGATGTATGCATCAAACGAACTGTCAAGAACTTCCTGCACAAAAAATGGAAGGAGCAGGCGCGGGAAATGGCGGATACTGCATGTGATTCCGATGTCTTGCTTCAGCTGGTGCTGGTCTGGCTGGGTGAAGTGCTGGGTGTCATTGGGGACTGTCCAGAGCTAGTTCAGAGGTCTTTCCTGGTGGCTAGTGTTCTGCCTGGCCCTGATGGCAACATTAACTCACCTACAAGAAATGCTGACATACAGGAGGAGCTAATTGCCTCCCTAGAGGAGCAGCTGAAGCTGAGTGGGGAACAGTCTGAGGAGCCCTCAGCTTCCACTCCCCGACCCAGATCATCTCCTGAAGAGACAGTTGAGCCTGAAAGCCTTCACCAGCTCTTTGAGGGTGAAAGTGAGACCGAGTCTTTCTATGGCTTTGAAGAAGCTGACCTAGATCTGATGGAGATTTGA